Proteins encoded by one window of Lycium barbarum isolate Lr01 chromosome 11, ASM1917538v2, whole genome shotgun sequence:
- the LOC132616874 gene encoding LOW QUALITY PROTEIN: integrin-linked protein kinase 1 (The sequence of the model RefSeq protein was modified relative to this genomic sequence to represent the inferred CDS: inserted 1 base in 1 codon) — protein MEYSKSQSRFPLGRQSSLAPERNGVSGSVTEVNAGHSGDDDGEVDGGMDSGLRLMYMANDGDLEGMKEILDCGTSVNYTDIDGRTALHIAACQGNADVVDLLLKNGTHVDVMDRWGSTPLADAIYYKNNDVVKFLEIHGAKVPAIAPMHVENACEIPEYEIDPTELDFSNSVNITKGTFCVALWRGTEVAVKKLGEEFFTDKDKFKAFRDELALLQQIRHPNVVQFLGAVTQSSPMMIITEYLPKGDLRAFLKRKGALKPIKAVKLALDFARGMNYLHEHKPEAIIHRDLEPENILRDDSGHLKVADFGLSKLMKFTKTVKEDRPLLRQEDSWRYVAPEVFKNEEYNTKVDVFSFALILQEMIEGCRPFSTKQEIEVAKAYVANERPPFKASQKLYAHGLRELIEDCWAEQPTRRPTFQQIIIRLKEIKHILLHRRCWKAKALKCFXNLEAILKFDH, from the exons ATGGAGTACTCAAAGTCACAGTCAAGGTTTCCGTTGGGCAGACAATCATCACTCGCCCCGGAGAGAAACGGCGTTTCCGGCTCAGTTACTGAAG TTAACGCTGGCCACAGTGGTGATGATGATGGTGAAGTTGACGGAGGTATGGATTCCGGTTTGAGGTTAATGTATATGGCTAACGACGGTGATTTGGAAGGTATGAAGGAAATTTTGGACTGCGGTACCAGTGTGAACTACACAGATATCGATGGACGGACTGCTTTGCATATTGCAGCTTGCCAGGGAAATGCTGATGTTGTTGATTTGCTGCTCAAAAATGGGACTCACGTGGATGTCATGGATCGCTGGGGCAGTACG CCTCTTGCAGATGCAATATATTACAAGAATAATGATGTGGTCAAGTTTTTGGAAATACATGGAGCAAAAGTACCTGCA ATTGCTCCCATGCACGTCGAAAATGCTTGTGAAATTCCAGAGTATGAAATTGATCCAACAGAACTTGATTTTAGTAATAGCGTCAACATAACAAAG GGTACGTTTTGTGTTGCTCTGTGGCGTGGAACTGAGGTTGCTGTTAAGAAACTTGGTGAAGAATTTTTCACCGACAAAGATAAATT CAAGGCATTTAGGGATGAGCTTGCCTTACTACAGCAGATACGCCACCCAAATGTAGTCCAATTTCTTGGTGCTGTGACACAGAGTAGCCCAATGATGATCATCACGGAGTATCTGCCTAAG GGAGATCTTCGTGCATTCCTGAAACGGAAAGGTGCATTAAAGCCAATAAAGGCGGTGAAGCTTGCACTGGATTTTGCAAG AGGAATGAACTACTTACATGAGCATAAACCTGAAGCAATAATTCATCGAGACCTAGAGCCCGA AAACATATTACGGGATGATTCTGGACAtctgaaagttgcagattttggACTTAGTAAGCTGATGAAATTTACCAAAACTGTCAAGGAAGATAGACCACTGTTGCGTCAAGAGGATTCAT GGAGATATGTTGCTCCAGAAGTTTTTAAGAATGAGGAGTATAACACCAAGGTGGATGTTTTCTCTTTCGCTTTGATATTGCAAGAG ATGATTGAAGGCTGCCGACCATTTTCCACGAAGCAGGAAATTGAAGTGGCCAAAGCCTATGTTGCAAATGAACGCCCTCCCTTTAAAGCTTCACAAAAGCTTTATGCTCATGGACTGAGAGA GTTAATTGAGGATTGTTGGGCGGAGCAACCAACAAGAAGACCAACTTTTCAGCAAATAATTATCAGGTTGAAAGAAATCAAACATATTCTTTTGCATAGAAGATGTTGGAAG GCAAAGGCACTTAAATGTT AGAATCTTGAGGCCATCTTGAAGTTTGATCATTAG